CTCGCATCGCGGCTGAAGCTGGAACGCGCCGTAGAAGCCGCCTGCTATATACAGAGAACTTTGAAGTCTGTACAGTAGAATGGTCACACGTATCCACTCCGCGACTCCAAATACATATAACGGGAGTACTTTCCGGTACTGGCTGAGGGCTCCAGATGAGGTATTTCTCAAAGCTGAACTCAAAGGATGTGAATAAGGGTATGGGTGTCTCCTCCGGGAGATCCCACGAGGCTTCTGAGGGCTCCTGCTGTTTAGAGTCCCCGTAGGAGGGATGTAGTCCCAAGTCCGACAGAACTGCGGCCACCGTCCAGATATATTCATTCCTGGCTGTGTCCCTTTCGCTCCGGACAGCACATGCATATATCCTTTGTACCGAATCTGCAGCCAGCGCCTTCGCAGCCTTAGAGAGGATAGAATAGTAGACCAGATGCCACAGAGCCCAGTATACCCGGTATTCCTCAATCCATAAAAACGGCTCGCTGGCTTTTAGTGCTCGGACAGCACCACACAGGGAGCGAGCAGGAGTGGCCTCCACCGCCGAGATAAAGTTTTGTTGCATGGTAGAAAGGCATACACATGCTAAGCGCTGAACCTGCGCACCAATCTGAACTATTCGATCTAGCTCGGCGAAGCTCATCTGCCGAGGTAGAACACTGGATGTATTCTCACACATTACCGCGATATAGTTGTCGACACTGGAGCGGTGTACTCCAGGAACCAGGGCCGTGTATCGgattagatttttaatctCAGGCATCGTAGTCATGGGGTTTGATATTATAAGATCCTCCGTGATTCTGTACGCCTGAGCCTGAAAAACAGCATGAACCCGTGGTGAAACTACTAGCAGACTTTGTATGCCAACAAAATCAGCAGCATCTTGAATAATACGTATAATGATTTCAGGGGGGAGGTTTTCAAAGGCGTCCATTATTATTTCAAATGCAGTAAATAAAAGGttgaaacagaagaaggtcaagtgAATGGCTGCATGGGAGGAAGTGTTTAAATTAGTTGCTAGTGCTTCCACTCATCCATGTCTGCCGAGCAAGAAACGAGAAACGGCCCACTTAATTTTACTTAGACTGAAACTCTGCACTCCATACTGGAACTCCTAGTCTGAaaacttttctttcccccctgGCTCCAAACGAGAGAATAAATTCCCCTTGAATATGAAAGGCTTTAGGAGATCTAGGTAGTCCCGCTTGTTtacttccttcccctccGCTTCTTCTTATGGACAGGGCTGATTTCAAATAGGAAATGGATCCAGTCCTCTGGCTGGTTGGTGTCGGCATTTGTGTGACCAGTAGTCTTGAAGAGAGTCACCTTGCTGGGGGCCTTAACTCCCAATTCTTGCTTGTGGTCCATGAGGAAACGGGCTACACCAGCACCATTAGGAGTCCCCAAAATTGCCTTACCATCATCTGTGGACATGTCATAGGATTTACCCGGCCATTCCTCCACCATACTTGTGTCCCTAGACCCATCTTCCTTTGTGGGTGGAAGAGGCTTTCCACTAGCTACCTCCAGAGCAACGTCCAAAGAGGCCCCGTTAATCACATGATGACGGACAAAATATTTGATATTCTTTAATTCGGCCTCCGACTTGCCTGCCACTTCCTTCCACATCAAAAAGTAAACGTCAGATAGCCTGGAAATTCTTGGAGGGGGGTTTCCCTTCCTCGTCTCAGCGAGCCTGTAGGCTGGACTTATATTGTCTTCTGCGGAGATGTAGCCCGCCTTGGTGCTTATAGTGGCCTTGTAGTATCCAATTGTAGGCTGAAAGAAACCGAGTAAGCCGCGCTATAATCTATTGGCTCGGAGATCTCTCAGCGACTTACCTCATAGTATGAGTTACCAACTTTATATTCCTGATTCTGCTCATATATCAACCCCTTCAGACCTCGATCTCCTATATTAATGGGAAGACCTTTAGCGGCCAATGCCACTGAAATATATGATCCTGTCTCGGTAGGGTCACCGTTGCTCACTCCGTAAGGCTGTGGAGACCAATCATTGTTGAACGTTTGTAAATCCGTGAGCTCGGAATCTAAATCAATTGGTTCTATGCTCTCTAGCTGGCACATATATCCTCTGCCTTTTTCAGCTGCCTCGGCCCTGTTCTTAGGAGGGGCACGCTTTGATAGGAGATGAAGCTCAGTACCAAGATCCAGCCGGGGCTGAATGGTCGCATCATCGGGCAGTGAGCGCTTAGCATAGGTGGTCAGGCGGAGACTATCAGACTGAGTGCCATGGTAGATGCATAGGAGTGCAACAAAtgcaaaaaggaaaaaggcaaGGAAACGAGTGATTTCGGTTCTAGGAGCCATTGTCGATGTCCTGGATCCAGGAAAATAATCTCCCctacacacacacacccacacacacaaaaaaagaaaaaataaagaaaaataaaaataaaaataaaaaaagaaaaagaaagaaaagagagacagaACGAATGAATAGTATAAGAGAAAGTATGCCTGAAATGAGCGACTGGTACTAAATACAAGGTAGTGAGCGTCGAGAAAGTCCAAAAGAGCCGCTGAGATGCTGGTTCTGTCCCTTTTAAATGAAGGAGACAACATTACATATTTCAAAGATGACTAGCCGGTTCAAAGTATGTACAGAAGTTATAGAACAGTCTAGCAGGCTCATAGAATGGATGTTCAGGAATAACTGCTACGAGGCATTTCTCTGCCTTCAGCGTTACTATGCCGAGCATTTCCATTATACATCGTTTGGCTAGTATAATAAAACCTATGTACGTATTATCTAACACAGTGAAGCTAGTCTTCAAGTGGATGAGAAGCTGGCTTAAGAACCGAGGCTATGGAGCCTCTGCTTGCGTTATTACAGGTGAAATTTGCGCTGGAAAAAACGGCGTCAGAGCAGCACTGTAGCTCACCAATAGATATCCCAGTATAGGAAGAGCACTAGCAGGGATTACTAACAAATAGTACGTTGTGACTAGCGCGTTGTGACGTTAAGGAGTCGGTGGGTCCGCCCTGTCAATTCCACATCCTAATGCTACCCTGCTACGCCTGACTGGGAAATAGACGATATATGGGGCCTGTGCGACGCCCAGTGGTGGTTTTTACTGTTATAGATAGATCCATGCAATGCTGCTGGAAGGCCTACCACCATTGGCATACCCTTCCACAATGTCCAATCCCCTGGTACACCTATTTGTCCATGACTGCAAGGTCTTGCTCCACCGGCACCCTGCAATCGAGCGCTACTCAGTGCCTACCTACCCTTCAAACATTAGGTTCGCCGTCATGGAATAGGTCCTTAAAGGCAGTGTGCGCCTTGGGCCCAATTATGGAGAATGAATGTGATGCGAGACCATTGGGCGTTTATGGAAACATGTGCATGCTTGGAAGGCTGAGCACGGTGGGGGGAGTGCATAGTGTCAAATAGCGAACGCACCTGTTCATCTTGGAAGGCCGTTCTAGGTCTTGGTGAGCTTCGTTTCGCGTAACAAGGTTCTATAGTCTAATTAATGTGGAGAAGTTAATGTGGCAAGCCTTAGTTAAGTAGTATCATATTCAGTTTGGATACCCTTGGCATTTCGATCTCTTCGCCTAAGGTTAAAACACTTTACGCAGtaacagaagaggaagagccGGCCACGGAAACAACTGGGAAGCCCATAAGCTCCGGcagttttattatttcagTAGTTCAAGTAGCATTGCACGATAGATCTTCAGGAGCCTGGTTTGGCGGCAAGCAAGTGCCCCGTTGGCTATAGAAATGACCCCAAATGCATGGGCTTCAGGCGGCAGGTAGTATTACGTACAGGATAGGAGAAATATCTCCCAGGTTTGTTTTAGTAGTATAGCCGTTGCTTAGTATGCAATAGTTACAGACAGGGATCAATTGCATCAGACCACCACTATCGACTTGTGGAATGGATTGGAGCAATAGCTCGTCAGAGCCGTTGACTCCATTGCACTTTGATCAAGGCCTGGCAAATGACCGGATTGCCCTCACAATCGGCTGGAGAGGATGTGTGAGGTGAAGCTCATTTTGTATGTGACATAAAACCAGGCTTAATCCCCTCCAGAGTTCATTCTTCACTAGCCCGTCGTTCATTTCACCCAAGTCTGCTCA
This Aspergillus flavus chromosome 1, complete sequence DNA region includes the following protein-coding sequences:
- a CDS encoding uncharacterized protein (expressed protein), whose amino-acid sequence is MPEIKNLIRYTALVPGVHRSSVDNYIAVMCENTSSVLPRQMSFAELDRIVQIGAQVQRLACVCLSTMQQNFISAVEATPARSLCGAVRALKASEPFLWIEEYRVYWALWHLVYYSILSKAAKALAADSVQRIYACAVRSERDTARNEYIWTVAAVLSDLGLHPSYGDSKQQEPSEASWDLPEETPIPLFTSFEFSFEKYLIWSPQPVPESTPVICIWSRGVDTCDHSTVQTSKFSVYSRRLLRRVPASAAMRDIRPFRRLGVLLWDKWRVFSVGLIEKTRRGVIPTPDGGFLDSDSDDSPRLSLEEDASIWLAMVGKTL